A genomic segment from Brienomyrus brachyistius isolate T26 chromosome 9, BBRACH_0.4, whole genome shotgun sequence encodes:
- the myh14 gene encoding myosin-10 isoform X3 — MSAKTAGVTTNDVTHFLSMGAGPASPTSVFSASSQADWAAKRLVWVPSEKHGFEAASVREERGDEVEVELTDSGRRVTLSREEVQRMNPPRFSKVEDMADLTCLNEASVLHNLRERYYSGLIYTYSGLFCVVINPYKNLPIYTESIVEMYRGKKRHEMPPHIYAISEAAYRSMLQDREDQSILCTGESGAGKTENTKKVIQYLAHVASSHKTGTLGRSKDTTDSSKVSQRAAALLGRSEQYGELERQLLQANPILEAFGNAKTVKNDNSSRFGKFIRINFDVAGYIVGANIETYLLEKSRAIRQAKDERTFHIFYQLLCGASESMRADLLLGGADQYRFLSGGSIPVPGQSDAENFTQTMDSMTIMGFTKEEALAMMKVISAVLQFGNVSFHKEKNSDQASMPDDTAAQKLCHLLGISVLEFTRAILTPRIKVGREYVQKAQTKEQADFAVEALAKATYERLFRWLVHRINRALDRRQRQGASFIGILDIAGFEIFQLNSFEQLCINYTNEKLQQLFNHTMFVLEQEEYQREGIEWNFIDFGLDLQPCIDLIERPAHPPGVLALLDEECWFPRATDRSFVDKLSGEQGSHPKFHRPRQLRQEADFSIIHYAGRVDYKADEWLVKNMDPLNDNVASLLHQSSDHFISELWREDIQTLPRVYFFDSYATLQTNGSDMERIVGLDQVSSGGLGEGAGGVAFGAAGLKTKKGMFRTVGQLYKESLTKLMATLRNTNPNFLRCIIPNHEKRAGKLTPHLVLDQLRCNGVLEGIRICRQGFPNRIPFQEFRQRYEILTPNAIPRTFMDGKQACELMISALELDQNLFRVGQSKVFFRAGVLAHLEEERDLKITDTIIRFQSVARGYLARRAFLKKQQQLSALRVMQRNCAAYLKLRNWQWWRLFTKVKPLLQVTRQDEEIQAKEAELQKAKDNLSKVEQDFGDLERKHQQLIEEKAVLADQLQAEAELFAEAEEMRARLASRKQELEEVLGELEGRLEEEEERGVQLTNEKKRLQQNIQDLEEQLEEEEAARQRLLLEKVTLETKVKSLEAETLNLSEQRDRLNKEKKQLEERLSEVTDQLTEEEEKVKSLNKLKSKQEAVIADLEERLKREEQGRMEQEKWRRRMENEAVEAQEQLSELGLLSAELRGSLTQREKEITTLQGRLEEEGARRAEAQRALREAMSQVSELKEEVENERGMRERAEKQRRDLGEELEALRTELEDTLDTTAAQQELRSRREAELGELQRCLEEETRRHEAQLSELRVRHCAAIDSLQEQLDNSKRSRQSLEKAKAVLEEERSSLSGELKTLQGSRMESERGRKRAEGQLQELNARLAQSEREREEREERLHKLQSEIESLSASLSASESKSLRLSKEVSSLESQLHDAQELLQDETRQKLALGSRVRGLEEERAGLMERVEEEEERVKELNRQIQTHTQQLAELRRQLDEVNAAAEAGEECRRKLQRELEGACQRERTREEEKDRAERQRERLREEIEDMTVALQRERQNCTMLEKRQKKFDQCLADEKAVSARLAEERDRAEAENREKETRTLSLSRALQEATEQKEELERVNKQLRLDMEQLVNAQDDVGKNVHELERSRRSLETEAQSLRVQTQELEEELAEAENSRLRLEVTLQALRAQFEREISSKEEKGEEKRRALSKQVRELESQLEEERSQRAQAVSVKKQLEAELQEAEAQVEAATRGREEAQRQLRRLQTQMKDVLRELDETKLARDEVVAQSKDSEKRLQALEAELLQLTEELANAERIRRQAQQERDEMADEILNSSTGKSALCDEKRRLEARVTQLEEELEEEQSNAEMLAERHRKTALQVETLTVQLAGERTLTQKSDSAREQLERQNKELKVRLGEMEGALRGKHRLSVAALEAKIDAMEEQLEQERQERTVANKLVRKTEKKLKEVLMQVEDERRHADQYKEQLEKSMGRLRQLKRQLEEVEEENSRTNAQRRKLQRELEEMTDSSQSMTREISALRNQLRRAPLPLSLRAARRPLVDDLSLENSDSEEPPASPSPSTGLPATPTPSEHSLEPQLPYGLTETE, encoded by the exons ATGTCTGCCAAGACAGCAGGGGTCACCACCAACGATGTCACGCACTTCCTGTCCATGGGGGCGGGGCCTGCATCCCCTACCTCAGTTTTCTCCGCTTCAAGCCAGGCTGACTGGGCGGCTAAGAGGCTGGTGTGGGTTCCCTCGGAGAAGCACGGCTTTGAG GCGGCCAGCGTGCGGGAGGAGCGCGGGGATGAGGTGGAGGTGGAGCTGACGGACAGCGGCCGGCGGGTGACGCTGTCCCGTGAGGAGGTGCAGCGTATGAACCCGCCGCGCTTCAGCAAGGTGGAGGACATGGCCGACCTCACCTGCCTCAATGAGGCCTCCGTGCTACACAATCTAAGGGAGAGATACTACTCCGGCCTCATCTAT ACCTACTCGGGACTCTTCTGTGTGGTCATCAACCCATACAAGAACCTACCCATCTACACCGAGTCCATCGTGGAGATGTACCGGGGCAAGAAGCGCCATGAAATGCCCCCGCACATTTACGCCATCTCCGAGGCTGCATACCGAAGCATGCTGCAAG ATAGAGAAGATCAGTCCATACTGTGCAC GGGCGAGTCAGGAGCCGGGAAGACGGAGAACACCAAGAAGGTGATCCAGTACCTGGCCCATGTGGCGTCATCGCATAAGACGGGCACGCTTGGCAGAAGCAAGGACACG ACGGATAGCTCCAAAGTCTCCCAGAGGGCCGCTGCACTGCTCGGCAGG AGCGAACAGTAT ggggagctaGAGAGGCAGCTTCTACAGGCCAATCCCATCCTGGAGGCTTTTGGCAACGCCAAGACCGTGAAAAATGACAATTCGTCTCGATTC GGTAAATTTATCCGCATCAATTTTGACGTGGCCGGGTACATCGTCGGAGCCAATATCGAGACCT ATCTCCTGGAGAAGTCCCGCGCCATCCGACAGGCCAAGGACGAGAGGACCTTCCACATCTTTTACCAGCTCCTCTGTGGTGCCTCAGAGAGCATGAGAG CGGACCTgctcctgggtggtgctgaTCAGTACCGCTTCCTGAGCGGTGGCTCAATCCCAGTGCCGGGGCAGAGCGACGCCGAGAACTTCACGCAGACGATGGATTCCATGACCATCATGGGCTTCACCAAAGAGGAGGCGCTGG CCATGATGAAGGTGATCTCGGCTGTGCTGCAGTTCGGAAACGTCTCCTTCCACAAGGAGAAGAACTCGGATCAGGCCTCCATGCCGGACGACACGGCGGCCCAGAAGCTGTGCCACCTGCTGGGCATCAGTGTGCTGGAGTTCACGCGTGCCATCCTCACGCCCCGCATCAAAGTGGGCAGGGAGTATGTGCAGAAAGCACAGACCAAGGAGCAG GCCGATTTCGCCGTGGAGGCTCTGGCCAAAGCCACGTATGAGCGCCTCTTCCGCTGGCTGGTCCACCGGATCAACCGAGCCCTGGACCGCCGGCAGAGACAGGGCGCATCCTTCATCGGTATCCTGGACATCGCTGGGTTCGAGATCTTTCAG CTGAACTCGTTCGAGCAGCTGTGCATAAACTACACCAACGAGAAGCTCCAGCAGCTCTTCAACCACACCATGTTCGTGCTGGAGCAGGAGGAGTACCAGAGGGAGGGCATCGAGTGGAACTTCATCGACTTTGGCTTGGACCTACAGCCCTGCATTGACCTCATAGAACGGCCT GCTCACCCTCCAGGGGTGTTGGCTCTGCTGGACGAGGAGTGCTGGTTCCCGCGGGCCACGGACCGCTCCTTTGTGGACAAGCTGTCTGGGGAGCAGGGCTCACACCCCAAATTCCACCGGCCTCGGCAGCTGAGACAAGAAGCTGACTTCTCCATCATCCACTATGCTGGGAGG GTGGACTACAAAGCAGATGAGTGGCTTGTGAAGAACATGGACCCTTTGAATGACAACGTAGCTTCACTTCTCCATCAGTCCTCTGATCACTTCATCTCTGAGCTGTGGCGTGAAG ATATTCAGACTCTTCCTCGTGTTTACTTTTTCGATTCCTACGCCACTCTGCAGACCAATGGCTCTGACA TGGAGAGGATCGTGGGCCTGGACCAGGTCTCATCCGGGGGCCTGGGTGAAGGGGCCGGGGGAGTGGCCTTCGGGGCAGCAGGCCTGAAGACCAAGAAGGGCATGTTTAGGACAGTGGGGCAGCTCTATAAGGAGTCGCTGACAAAGCTGATGGCAACGCTGAGGAACACCAACCCAAACTTCCTGCGCTGCATCATCCCCAACCATGAGAAAAGG GCGGGAAAGCTGACCCCCCACCTGGTTCTGGATCAGCTCCGGTGTAACGGGGTTCTGGAGGGCATCCGCATCTGCAGACAGGGCTTTCCGAACCGCATCCCCTTCCAGGAATTCAGACAGAG GTATGAGATTCTGACTCCCAACGCCATCCCGCGCACCTTCATGGACGGCAAGCAGGCCTGTGAGCTCATG ATCAGTGCCCTGGAACTGGACCAGAACCTTTTCAGGGTGGGTCAAAGCAAGGTGTTCTTCAGAGCTGGGGTTCTGGCCCACCTAGAGGAAGAGCGGGATCTGAAGATCACAGACACCATCATCCGCTTCCAGAGCGTGGCCAGGGGCTACCTGGCGAGGAG GGCGTTCCTAAAGAAGCAGCAGCAGCTCAGTGCCCTGAGGGTCATGCAGAGAAACTGTGCTGCCTACCTGAAGCTGAGGAACTGGCAGTGGTGGCGGCTCTTCACCAAG GTGAAACCCCTCCTGCAGGTTACACGCCAAGATGAGGAGATCCAGGCTAAGGAGGCCGAGCTTCAGAAGGCGAAGGACAATCTGTCCAAAGTGGAGCAGGACTTTGGTGATCTGGAGAGGAAACATCAGCAG CTGATTGAGGAGAAGGCGGTGCTCGCAGACCAGCTCCAGGCAGAGGCGGAGCTCTTTGCTGAGGCGGAGGAGATGAGAGCGAGGTTGGCCAGTCGGAAACAGGAATTGGAGGAAGTGCTGGGTGAACTTGAGGGCCgcttggaggaggaggaggagaggggtgtACAGCTGACCAATGAGAAGAAGCGGTTGCAGCAGAACATTCAG GACCTGGAagagcagctggaggaggaagaggcagCCCGacagcgcctcctgctggagAAGGTAACACTGGAGACGAAGGTGAAGAGTCTGGAGGCGGAAACCCTGAacctcagtgagcagagagatCGGCTTAACAAG GAGAAAAAGCAGCTTGAGGAGCGACTGAGCGAAGTGACAGACCAGCTGACAGAGGAGGAAGAGAAAGTGAAGAGTCTAAACAAACTAAAGAGCAAGCAGGAGGCGGTCATTGCCGATTTGGAGG AACGGCTCAAGCGGGAGGAGCAGGGCCGGATGGAGCAGGAGAAGTGGAGGCGCAGGATGGAGAATGAGGCTGTGGAGGCGCAGGAGCAGTTATCTGAGCTGGGTCTCCTGTCGGCTGAGCTGAGGGGGAGCCTGACCCAGCGGGAAAAGGAGATCACTACCCTGCAGGGCCG GCTAGAGGAGGAGGGAGCCCGGCGGGCAGAGGCACAGAGAGCCCTGCGGGAAGCCATGTCGCAGGTGTCAGAGCTcaaggaagaggtggagaatGAGCGGGGGATGAGGGAGAGAGCGGAGAAACAGCGGCGCGACCTGGGAGAGGAGCTGGAGGCTCTGAGGACCGAGCTGGAGGATACACTGGACACCACAGCCGCCCAGCAGGAGCTGAG GTCCCGCAGGGAGGCGGAGCTAGGGGAGCTACAGCGCTGCctggaggaggagacgcggcgTCACGAGGCCCAGCTGTCTGAGCTGCGCGTGCGCCACTGTGCGGCCATCGACTCGCTGCAGGAACAACTGGATAACAGCAAGAGG TCACGCCAGTCGCTGGAGAAGGCCAAGGCAGTTTTggaggaggagaggagcagcCTGAGTGGGGagctgaagaccctgcagggcagcaGGATGGAGAGTGAGCGGGGCAGGAAGAGGGCAGAGGGCCAGCTGCAGGAGTTGAACGCCCGGCTGGCACAGAGTGAACGGGAACGGGAGGAGCGAGAGGAGCGGCTACACAAGTTGCAG TCTGAAATAGAGTCGCTTTCCGCCTCTCTCTCCGCGTCTGAGTCCAAATCCCTACGGCTCAGTAAGGAGGTCAGCAGCCTGGAGAGCCAGCTCCACGACGCCCAG GAGCTCCTGCAGGATGAGACGCGGCAGAAACTGGCCCTGGGCTCACGGGTGCGAGGGCTGGAGGAGGAGCGGGCCGGGCTGATGGAGAGagtggaggaggaagaagagcgaGTGAAGGAGCTGAACAGGCAGATCCAGACTCACACGCAGCAG CTGGCTGAGCTGCGTCGGCAGCTAGATGAGGTGAACGCAGCGGCGGAGGCAGGTGAGGAATGCCGGCGAAAGCTGCAGCGGGAGCTGGAGGGTGCATGCCAGCGGGAGCGGACGCGCGAGGAGGAGAAGGACCGGGCGGAGCGGCAGCGGGAACGTCTCCGTGAGGAGATTGAGGACATGACTGTGGCCCTGCAACGCGAGAGGCAGAACTGCACTATGCTGGAGAAGAGGCAGAAAAAGTTCGACCAG TGCCTGGCGGATGAGAAAGCCGTCAGCGCCCGGTTGGCAGAGGAGCGGGACCGAGCGGAGGCAGAGAACCGCGAGAAGGAGACGCGCACCCTGTCCCTGTCCCGCGCCTTGCAGGAGGCCACTGAACAGAAGGAGGAGCTGGAACGTGTCAATAAGCAGCTGAGGCTTGACATGGAGCAGCTCGTAAATGCACAGGACGACGTGGGCAAGAAT GTCCATGAGCTAGAGCGGTCCCGTCGGAGCCTGGAAACGGAGGCGCAGTCCCTCCGAGTTCAGAcccaggagctggaggaggagcttGCCGAGGCAGAAAACTCGAGGCTGAGGCTGGAGGTCACACTGCAGGCCCTGAGGGCGCAGTTCGAGAGGGAGATCAGCAGCAAGGAGGAGAAGggtgaggagaagaggagggcaCTAAGCAAGCAG GTCCGAGAGCTGGAGTCTCAGCTGGAAGAGGAGCGCAGCCAGAGAGCGCAGGCagtatctgtgaagaagcaactGGAGGCAGAGCTGCAGGAAGCAGAGGCACAGGTGGAGGCGGCCACTCGCGGCAGGGAGGAGGCGCAGAGGCAGCTGCGACGTTTGCAA ACCCAGATGAAGGATGTGCTGCGAGAACTTGACGAGACCAAGCTGGCCCGTGATGAGGTGGTCGCCCAATCCAAGGACAGCGAGAAGCGGCTGCAGGCCCTGGAGGCGGAGCTACTGCAGCTAAcggag GAACTGGCCAACGCAGAGAGAATAAGGAGACAGGCTCAGCAGGAGCGGGACGAAATGGCCGATGAGATACTCAACAGCTCCACTGGAAA ATCCGCACTGTGTGATGAGAAGCGGAGGCTGGAAGCGAGGGTGacccagctggaggaggagctggaggaggagcagagcaaTGCGGAGATGCTGGCGGAACGGCACAGGAAGACTGCCCTCCAG GTGGAGACCCTGACAGTGCAGCTTGCCGGGGAACGCACCCTGACGCAAAAGAGCGACAGCGCCCGGGAGCAGCTGGAGAGGCAGAACAAGGAGCTGAAAGTCCGACTGGGGGAGATGGAGGGAGCCTTGCGAGGGAAACACCGACTCAGTGTCGCCGCCCTGGAGGCCAAGATTGATGCCATGGAGGAACAGCTGGAGCAGGAGAGACA GGAGCGGACAGTTGCCAACAAGCTAGTGCGCAAGACTGAGAAGAAGTTGAAGGAGGTGCTGATGCAGGTGGAGGATGAGCGGAGACATGCTGACCAGTACAAGGAGCAG CTGGAGAAGTCCATGGGCCGTCTCCGGCAGCTGAAGAggcagctggaggaggtggaggaggagaactCACGCACCAATGCACAGCGACGCAAACTGCAACGGGAGCTGGAGGAGATGACGGACAGCAGCCAGAGCATGACCAGGGAGATCTCAGCCCTGCGCAACCAGCTCAG ACGtgctcccctccctctctccctgcgCGCTGCCCGTCGCCCACTGGTGGACGACCTCTCTCTAGAGAACTCCGATTCTGAGgagccccccgcctccccctcaCCATCTACCGGCCTCCCGGCCACACCTACACCCTCTGAGCACAGCCTGGAGCCCCAGCTCCCGTATGGCCTGACAGAGACGGAGTGA